A single genomic interval of Antarcticibacterium arcticum harbors:
- the ilvB gene encoding biosynthetic-type acetolactate synthase large subunit: MKVKTADFGKVTVAETMTVSGAEAVIKCLLEEGVDTVYGYPGGAIMPVYDELFKYQDKLRHILTRHEQGAAHAAQGYARVSGKVGVAIATSGPGATNLITGIADAHLDSTPVVFITGQVGSHLLGSDAFQEIDIVGISTPVTKWNTQITRAEDIPEVLAKAFFIARSGRPGPVLIDITKDAQFASLEFSYKKCRAIRSYTPMPEINLLQVERAAEVINNAKKPMIVFGQGVILGGAEALLREVVERAGIPAAWTILGLSAMDSDHPLNVGMVGMHGNYAPNMLTNECDVLIAIGMRFDDRVTGNLNTYAKQAKVIHFEIDPAEINKNVTVDIPVLGNVNQTLKLLLEFLKPNNHEGWHTKFKELYEIEYTRIIKNELTALKGEVKMAEVIDEINTTSGGNAIIVSDVGQHQMVTCRYAKFKNTRSNVTSGGLGTMGFALPAAIGAKMGCPAREVVAVIGDGGFQMNVQELGTIFQTGIPVKIVILNNSFLGMVRQWQQMFFEKRYASTEMVNPDFVSIAEGYHIKARKVTKRSELQEAVKEMMESKEAYFLEVKVEQEENVFPMIPTGASVSEIRLE, encoded by the coding sequence ATGAAAGTGAAAACTGCAGATTTTGGAAAGGTTACTGTGGCTGAAACTATGACGGTTTCGGGGGCTGAGGCTGTTATAAAGTGTTTGCTGGAAGAAGGTGTGGATACCGTATATGGTTATCCGGGAGGAGCCATTATGCCGGTATATGATGAGTTGTTTAAATACCAGGATAAGCTGCGTCACATCCTCACCCGTCATGAACAGGGAGCAGCCCATGCGGCCCAGGGATATGCAAGGGTTAGTGGTAAAGTTGGAGTTGCTATAGCAACTTCGGGACCGGGAGCAACCAATCTAATTACGGGTATTGCAGATGCCCACCTGGATTCTACCCCTGTGGTTTTCATTACAGGGCAGGTAGGCTCACATTTGCTGGGAAGCGATGCTTTCCAGGAAATAGATATCGTGGGTATTTCTACCCCGGTGACCAAATGGAACACCCAGATCACCAGGGCTGAAGATATTCCCGAGGTCCTTGCCAAGGCCTTTTTTATAGCCAGGAGTGGCAGGCCCGGCCCGGTGTTGATCGATATCACCAAGGATGCTCAGTTTGCATCCCTTGAATTCAGTTATAAAAAGTGCAGGGCTATTAGAAGTTATACCCCAATGCCCGAGATCAATCTTTTACAGGTAGAAAGGGCGGCAGAGGTGATAAACAATGCAAAAAAACCAATGATAGTCTTTGGACAAGGAGTGATCCTTGGCGGGGCCGAGGCTTTACTCCGGGAAGTGGTAGAAAGAGCGGGCATCCCTGCAGCCTGGACCATCCTGGGACTGTCGGCAATGGACAGCGATCATCCTTTAAATGTAGGAATGGTTGGAATGCACGGAAATTATGCGCCAAATATGCTCACTAATGAATGTGATGTATTGATAGCCATAGGAATGCGCTTTGACGACAGGGTCACCGGGAATTTAAATACCTATGCAAAACAGGCAAAGGTGATCCATTTCGAAATTGACCCTGCCGAGATCAATAAAAATGTTACTGTCGATATTCCTGTACTGGGAAATGTAAACCAAACCCTTAAACTGTTGCTGGAATTCTTAAAACCGAATAATCACGAAGGATGGCATACAAAATTCAAGGAACTCTATGAGATCGAGTATACCCGCATCATAAAAAATGAACTCACCGCCTTGAAAGGAGAGGTAAAGATGGCAGAGGTGATCGATGAGATCAATACCACCTCAGGAGGAAATGCCATTATCGTTTCAGATGTTGGCCAGCATCAAATGGTTACCTGCCGTTATGCAAAATTCAAAAACACCAGGAGTAATGTCACTTCAGGAGGACTGGGAACCATGGGCTTTGCCCTGCCGGCGGCGATAGGTGCCAAAATGGGATGCCCGGCGAGGGAGGTGGTGGCAGTCATTGGAGACGGTGGCTTCCAGATGAATGTGCAGGAGCTGGGAACCATCTTTCAAACCGGGATCCCGGTGAAGATCGTGATCCTTAATAATAGTTTCCTGGGAATGGTAAGACAATGGCAGCAAATGTTCTTTGAGAAACGCTATGCGTCAACAGAGATGGTGAATCCCGATTTTGTAAGCATTGCAGAAGGTTATCATATCAAAGCCAGGAAAGTGACTAAGCGAAGCGAACTACAGGAAGCTGTGAAGGAGATGATGGAATCTAAAGAGGCCTATTTCCTGGAGGTAAAGGTGGAGCAGGAAGAAAATGTGTTCCCAATGATACCTACGGGAGCATCGGTTTCAGAAATACGACTTGAATAA
- the ilvC gene encoding ketol-acid reductoisomerase has translation MSNYFNSLTLREQLAQLGTCRLMASEEFSEGTAALEDKKIVIVGCGAQGLNQGLNMRDSGLDISYALREGAIKEKRQSWKNATENNFPVGTYEELIPQADLVINLTPDKQHTSVIKAIQPFIKKDAVLSYSHGFNIVEEGMQIRPDITVIMVAPKCPGTEVREEYKRGFGVPTLIAVHPENDPNGIGLEWAKAYAYATGGHRAGVLESSFVAEVKSDLMGEQTILCGVLQTGSILSFDKMVAEGVEPSYAAKLIQYGWETITEALKHGGITNMMDRLSNPAKVRANRISEELKEILRPLFQKHMDDIISGAFSARMMQDWANDDKELLEWRAATENTAFEKTEATSEKITEQEYFDKGLLLVAFVKSGVELAFETMVEAGIIEESAYYESLHEAPLIANTIARKKLYEMNRIISDTAEYGCYLFDHSCKPLIKDYVNSLEPEVIGRSYHSSNGGTDNQELIWVNEAIRKHPVEIVGASLRKAMTAMKKIAA, from the coding sequence ATGAGTAACTATTTTAACAGCCTTACATTACGGGAACAACTGGCACAGCTGGGAACCTGCAGGTTAATGGCAAGTGAGGAATTCAGTGAAGGAACAGCAGCTTTAGAGGATAAAAAAATAGTCATTGTGGGCTGCGGGGCCCAGGGCCTTAACCAGGGGTTGAATATGAGGGACAGCGGTCTGGACATTTCCTATGCACTTAGGGAAGGGGCCATTAAAGAAAAAAGGCAATCCTGGAAAAATGCCACCGAAAATAATTTTCCGGTAGGTACCTATGAAGAACTTATCCCTCAAGCCGACCTGGTGATCAATCTCACACCAGATAAGCAACATACTTCAGTAATAAAAGCTATACAGCCCTTCATTAAAAAAGATGCTGTGCTCTCTTATTCCCATGGTTTCAATATAGTGGAGGAGGGGATGCAAATTCGCCCTGATATAACAGTTATTATGGTGGCCCCAAAATGTCCCGGTACTGAGGTGCGGGAGGAATATAAACGTGGGTTTGGAGTTCCCACCCTTATTGCGGTGCATCCTGAGAATGATCCCAATGGAATTGGACTGGAATGGGCAAAGGCTTATGCCTATGCAACCGGCGGGCACAGGGCGGGAGTCCTGGAATCTTCCTTTGTAGCCGAAGTGAAATCGGACCTTATGGGGGAGCAAACCATCCTTTGCGGGGTTTTACAAACAGGGTCAATCCTGAGCTTTGATAAAATGGTTGCTGAAGGTGTTGAACCTTCCTATGCTGCAAAACTTATACAATATGGATGGGAAACCATAACCGAAGCATTGAAACATGGCGGGATCACCAATATGATGGACAGGCTTTCCAATCCGGCCAAGGTGAGGGCAAACAGGATATCTGAAGAATTAAAGGAGATATTGCGGCCTCTTTTCCAGAAGCATATGGATGATATTATTTCAGGCGCATTTAGTGCCCGAATGATGCAGGACTGGGCAAATGACGACAAGGAATTGCTGGAATGGCGTGCGGCTACAGAGAATACAGCTTTCGAGAAGACCGAAGCTACTTCAGAAAAAATAACTGAACAGGAATACTTCGACAAGGGGCTCCTGCTGGTGGCTTTTGTTAAGTCTGGCGTGGAACTGGCCTTTGAAACTATGGTTGAGGCAGGGATCATAGAAGAATCTGCCTACTACGAATCCCTGCACGAAGCACCGCTTATAGCGAATACCATTGCCAGGAAAAAATTATACGAGATGAACAGGATAATATCTGATACTGCCGAGTATGGTTGTTACCTGTTTGATCATTCCTGTAAACCGTTGATCAAGGATTATGTGAACAGCCTTGAGCCGGAGGTAATTGGCAGGTCCTATCACAGCAGTAATGGTGGTACCGATAACCAGGAACTAATTTGGGTCAATGAGGCCATACGCAAGCACCCCGTAGAAATTGTGGGGGCTTCTCTTCGTAAGGCTATGACAGCTATGAAAAAAATTGCAGCCTGA
- the ilvD gene encoding dihydroxy-acid dehydratase has protein sequence MYNKYSKQITQSDSQPASQAMLHAIGLTKEDFKKPFIGIASTGYEGNPCNMHLNDLAKLVKEGCNSNELVGLIFNTIGVSDGISMGTPGMRYSLPSRDIIADSIETVIHAMSYDGLVTVVGCDKNMPGALMAMLRINRPSILVYGGTIASGCHKGKKLDVVSVFEAWGAKVSGGISEEDYNSTIEKACPGAGACGGMYTANTMASAIEALGMALPYNSSNPATGEEKQAESIEAGKAVRLLIERDIKPRDIVTKEAIENAVKLLTVLGGSTNAVLHFLAIARAAGVDFDLKDFEKICEATPFLADLKPSGKYAMEDVHKIGGIPAVLKYMLKNGMLHGDCLTVTGKTLAENLEQVPDLAEGQEVIKTLEEPIKKSGHIRILYGNLAEGGSVAKITGKEGLHFTGSAKVFNSEYETNDGIAAGKVKKGDVVVIRYEGPKGGPGMPEMLKPTAAIMGAQLGKDVALITDGRFSGGTHGFVVGHISPEAQEGGMLAFLEDGDIITINAENNTISVALKDDEIADRKMKWKAPRLKYDRGVLYKYAKTVSSASRGCVTDEF, from the coding sequence ATGTATAACAAATATAGTAAGCAAATAACACAAAGTGATTCCCAACCCGCCTCCCAGGCAATGTTACATGCGATTGGCCTTACCAAGGAAGATTTTAAAAAGCCCTTTATCGGAATAGCCAGTACCGGGTATGAGGGGAATCCCTGTAATATGCACCTCAATGACCTTGCAAAGCTGGTCAAGGAAGGTTGCAACAGCAATGAGCTCGTAGGTCTTATTTTCAATACTATTGGGGTAAGTGACGGGATCTCCATGGGAACCCCCGGGATGAGGTATTCCTTACCCTCAAGAGATATTATTGCCGATTCCATTGAGACGGTGATCCACGCCATGTCCTACGACGGGCTGGTAACAGTGGTAGGTTGCGATAAGAATATGCCGGGTGCACTTATGGCGATGTTGCGCATCAACAGGCCGTCCATCCTGGTATATGGAGGAACCATAGCTTCGGGATGTCATAAAGGAAAGAAACTGGATGTGGTCTCGGTCTTTGAGGCCTGGGGAGCAAAAGTTTCCGGAGGAATTAGTGAGGAGGACTACAACAGCACCATAGAAAAGGCATGTCCCGGTGCAGGGGCCTGTGGGGGTATGTATACTGCCAACACCATGGCTTCTGCTATCGAGGCACTGGGAATGGCCCTGCCTTACAACTCCTCCAACCCAGCAACCGGTGAGGAAAAGCAGGCTGAAAGTATTGAGGCCGGAAAAGCCGTGAGGCTGCTTATTGAGAGGGATATTAAACCCCGGGACATAGTTACCAAAGAGGCTATAGAGAATGCGGTGAAGCTATTAACAGTGCTGGGAGGCTCCACGAATGCAGTACTTCATTTCCTGGCCATTGCGAGGGCTGCCGGGGTAGACTTTGACCTTAAAGATTTTGAAAAGATATGTGAGGCAACTCCTTTCCTGGCCGACCTGAAACCCAGCGGCAAATATGCGATGGAGGATGTTCACAAGATAGGTGGGATTCCCGCTGTTCTAAAATATATGCTGAAGAATGGAATGCTCCACGGGGATTGCCTAACGGTTACCGGAAAAACTCTGGCTGAGAACCTGGAGCAGGTCCCGGACCTGGCTGAAGGTCAGGAGGTAATAAAAACCCTGGAGGAGCCAATCAAGAAATCGGGGCACATAAGGATCCTCTATGGAAATCTGGCCGAGGGAGGCTCTGTGGCCAAGATCACAGGGAAAGAAGGCCTGCATTTCACAGGGAGTGCAAAGGTATTTAATAGTGAGTATGAAACCAATGACGGCATTGCAGCTGGGAAAGTGAAAAAAGGGGATGTGGTGGTCATTAGATATGAAGGGCCTAAAGGAGGGCCGGGGATGCCGGAGATGCTGAAACCCACAGCAGCCATTATGGGTGCACAGCTGGGGAAGGATGTAGCCCTTATTACAGATGGCAGATTTTCAGGAGGAACTCACGGCTTTGTTGTGGGACATATTTCACCCGAAGCCCAGGAGGGGGGAATGCTGGCTTTTCTGGAAGACGGGGACATCATCACCATCAATGCTGAAAATAATACGATCTCGGTCGCCCTTAAGGATGACGAGATCGCTGATAGGAAAATGAAATGGAAGGCTCCCAGGCTCAAATATGACAGGGGGGTTCTTTATAAATATGCAAAAACGGTCTCTTCAGCCTCCAGGGGGTGTGTGACCGATGAATTTTAA
- the leuC gene encoding 3-isopropylmalate dehydratase large subunit: MKKTLFDKIWDSHVVESIPNGPDVLYIDKHLIHEVTSPQAFNELRERDIPVFRPEKTVATADHNTPTLNQHLPIKDLLSRKQLKELTQNCEENNINLYGLGHPFNGIVHVMAPELGITQPGMTIVCGDSHTSTHGAFGTIAFGIGTSQVAQVFASQCVLVEKPKKLRVNVNGKLKPGVLPKDVILYIISQLGTNSGTGYFCEYAGNVFEEMSMEGRMTVCNMSIEMGARGGLIAPDETTFEYMKGREFAPQGEQFEMLKEKWKALKTDAEAEFDKEFSLDAEDIEPMITYGTNPGMGIKLTGNIPFNGGKSAAKALEYMGFIPGESLLEKQVNWIFIGSCTNSRIEDFRTAAAYIKGKQKAANVNALIVPGSRKVAEQIKAEGLQQIFEDAGFTLRQPGCSACLAMNDDKIPAGEYCVSTSNRNFEGRQGQGARTILASPLTAAATAIAGKITDFTKNLN, translated from the coding sequence ATGAAAAAGACTTTATTTGATAAAATATGGGATTCGCACGTCGTGGAGTCTATTCCCAACGGCCCGGATGTTCTATATATAGATAAGCATTTGATCCACGAAGTAACCAGCCCTCAGGCCTTTAATGAACTTCGGGAGCGTGACATTCCGGTTTTCCGGCCGGAAAAGACAGTTGCGACGGCAGATCATAATACGCCTACCCTGAACCAGCATTTACCTATCAAAGACCTGCTTTCCAGAAAACAGCTTAAGGAACTCACACAAAACTGCGAAGAAAACAATATAAACCTTTACGGCCTTGGCCATCCATTTAATGGGATCGTTCACGTGATGGCCCCTGAGCTGGGGATCACACAGCCGGGGATGACAATCGTTTGCGGCGACAGCCACACTTCCACCCACGGTGCTTTCGGCACGATCGCCTTTGGAATTGGGACCAGCCAGGTAGCGCAGGTTTTCGCCAGCCAGTGTGTTCTGGTTGAAAAACCCAAAAAATTACGTGTGAACGTAAACGGAAAATTAAAGCCGGGAGTGCTTCCAAAAGATGTGATCCTTTATATCATTAGTCAACTGGGAACAAATTCGGGCACCGGATACTTTTGTGAATATGCAGGTAACGTATTTGAAGAAATGTCCATGGAGGGCAGGATGACCGTATGCAATATGAGCATTGAAATGGGAGCCCGCGGGGGGTTGATCGCGCCAGATGAGACTACTTTTGAATATATGAAAGGACGGGAATTTGCACCCCAAGGCGAACAATTTGAGATGCTGAAGGAGAAATGGAAAGCTCTTAAAACCGATGCTGAAGCTGAATTTGACAAAGAATTCTCTCTTGATGCGGAAGATATTGAACCAATGATCACCTATGGTACCAATCCCGGAATGGGAATAAAACTTACCGGTAATATTCCTTTCAATGGTGGTAAAAGTGCTGCAAAGGCACTGGAGTATATGGGCTTCATTCCCGGCGAGTCCTTACTTGAAAAGCAGGTGAATTGGATCTTTATTGGGTCCTGTACCAATTCGAGAATTGAGGATTTCAGGACAGCAGCAGCATATATAAAAGGAAAGCAGAAAGCGGCAAATGTGAATGCGCTCATCGTCCCCGGATCAAGAAAAGTAGCCGAGCAGATAAAGGCGGAAGGACTACAGCAAATATTTGAAGATGCCGGTTTTACCTTGCGGCAACCGGGATGCTCTGCCTGCCTGGCAATGAATGATGACAAGATCCCGGCAGGAGAATATTGTGTATCAACCAGCAACAGGAATTTTGAAGGCCGGCAGGGACAGGGAGCGAGGACGATCCTTGCAAGCCCTTTAACTGCTGCAGCCACAGCCATTGCTGGTAAAATAACCGATTTCACCAAAAACCTTAATTAA
- the argH gene encoding argininosuccinate lyase — MKLWDKGLSIDKKIEKFTVGNDRELDMFLAKYDLIASKAHAKMLGKVGILNENEVEEIIKELQKLESQVEQGTFSIEEEFEDVHSKIEWELTKSLGDTGKKIHTARSRNDQVLVAMQLYFKDNLSQIYSKTENLIDVLLKLAEEHKEKVLPGYTHLQVAMPSSFGLWFSAYAELLIDDLYLLNAGLRIVDQNPLGSAAGYGSSFPIDREFTTKELGFSALKYNVVAAQMSRGKSERTVTSNIASLSNTLSRFAMDICLYMSQNFDFITFPDELTTGSSIMPHKKNPDVFELIRGKCNKLQAIANEMILITNNLPSGYHRDFQLIKENSIYAVENIKEILEVFTHSISQIIVKEVDLTDEKYKYLFTVDSINDLVMQGKSFREAYKEIGEQVQTGSYKPGVSIEHTHTGSKDNLALEEIQKKKQFARNF, encoded by the coding sequence ATGAAACTCTGGGATAAAGGATTATCAATAGATAAGAAAATTGAAAAATTCACGGTTGGAAATGACCGGGAGCTGGATATGTTTCTGGCAAAATATGATTTAATCGCTTCCAAAGCGCACGCAAAAATGCTTGGAAAGGTTGGGATCCTGAATGAGAATGAAGTGGAGGAGATTATAAAAGAACTCCAGAAACTGGAGTCACAAGTTGAGCAGGGAACTTTTAGTATTGAAGAAGAATTTGAGGATGTGCATTCCAAAATTGAATGGGAACTTACCAAAAGCCTGGGAGATACCGGCAAAAAGATCCATACTGCAAGATCCCGGAATGACCAGGTTCTTGTGGCTATGCAGCTTTATTTTAAAGATAACCTTTCACAGATTTACAGTAAAACAGAGAATTTAATTGATGTATTACTAAAGCTTGCCGAAGAGCATAAAGAAAAGGTGTTACCGGGTTATACGCATTTGCAGGTAGCCATGCCCTCATCATTCGGCTTATGGTTTTCTGCTTATGCTGAATTGCTAATCGATGACCTGTACCTGCTCAATGCCGGTTTAAGGATCGTTGATCAAAATCCGCTGGGTTCTGCTGCTGGCTATGGTTCTTCTTTTCCTATAGACCGGGAATTTACAACAAAAGAACTGGGCTTTTCTGCATTAAAATATAATGTTGTTGCTGCCCAGATGAGTCGTGGTAAGAGCGAAAGAACAGTGACTTCAAATATTGCTTCCCTATCCAATACGCTTTCACGATTCGCGATGGATATTTGTCTTTATATGAGTCAGAATTTTGATTTTATTACCTTCCCGGATGAACTCACTACAGGGTCTAGTATTATGCCGCACAAGAAAAATCCCGATGTATTTGAGCTTATAAGAGGAAAATGCAACAAGCTGCAAGCAATTGCAAATGAAATGATCCTCATTACCAATAATCTTCCCAGTGGATATCACCGGGACTTTCAGCTTATTAAGGAAAACAGCATCTACGCGGTAGAGAATATTAAAGAGATACTGGAGGTTTTTACACATTCAATCTCACAAATTATAGTAAAAGAGGTTGATCTTACAGATGAAAAATATAAATACCTGTTTACCGTAGACAGCATTAATGATCTTGTAATGCAGGGTAAATCTTTTCGTGAAGCTTATAAGGAAATAGGGGAGCAGGTACAAACAGGAAGTTATAAACCCGGAGTGTCTATTGAACATACGCATACCGGAAGTAAGGACAATCTTGCCCTGGAAGAGATCCAAAAGAAGAAACAATTTGCACGTAACTTCTAA
- the leuD gene encoding 3-isopropylmalate dehydratase small subunit, whose translation MEKFIKLQDTAVPLEIENIDTDQIIPARFLKATDKAGFGENLFRDWRFDKEGNLNPGFSLNDPKFKGSILVAGDNFGCGSSREHAAWALKAYGFKVVVSSYFADIFKANALNNGILPVQVSPGFLGKLFNHILEEASTEILIDLENQNISLTATQEAERFEIDPYKKICMINGLDDIDFLLSKLDAIKEYEQKQLAL comes from the coding sequence ATGGAAAAATTCATAAAACTTCAGGATACCGCTGTGCCTCTGGAAATCGAGAATATCGATACAGACCAGATCATTCCTGCGCGTTTCCTCAAGGCCACAGATAAAGCCGGTTTTGGTGAGAATCTATTCCGGGACTGGAGGTTCGATAAAGAAGGTAACCTCAACCCCGGTTTCAGCCTGAATGATCCTAAGTTTAAAGGTTCGATCCTTGTCGCGGGAGATAATTTTGGGTGTGGTTCCAGCAGGGAACATGCCGCCTGGGCCTTGAAAGCCTACGGATTCAAAGTGGTCGTGTCCAGCTATTTTGCCGATATCTTTAAAGCCAATGCCCTTAATAACGGGATACTCCCCGTACAGGTTTCCCCCGGATTTCTTGGAAAACTGTTTAATCACATTTTGGAAGAAGCCTCTACAGAAATTCTAATCGACCTCGAGAATCAAAATATTAGCCTTACAGCTACGCAGGAAGCTGAAAGATTTGAAATAGACCCGTACAAGAAGATCTGTATGATCAATGGTCTTGACGATATTGATTTCCTGCTAAGCAAACTGGATGCAATAAAAGAATATGAACAAAAACAATTAGCCTTATGA
- the leuB gene encoding 3-isopropylmalate dehydrogenase, with protein MKLKIAVLPGDGIGPEITKQAVKVLKAVAERFDHDFQFEEAVVGAAAIDATGDPLPADTLELCAGADAVLFGAIGHPKYDNDPDAKVRPEQGLLNLRKGLGLFANIRPVKAYPKLIDHSPLRPERITGADMVIYRELTGGIYFGKKSTSEDGRSATDVCTYSVDEIERLSHLAFKAAQKRRKKVTLVDKANVLETSRLWRKTVANLSAEYPDVALDFLFVDNAAMQMILDPTQFDVILTENMFGDILSDEASVIGGSIGLLASASVGEKSAMFEPIHGSYPQATGKGIANPVASILSAAMLLDHFGLTREAAVVRDAVEESLHLDVCTQDLNKNNYYSTEKVGDFLEGYIIEAGNMRLNNENLSLGQMTII; from the coding sequence ATGAAGTTGAAAATAGCAGTGTTACCGGGAGATGGAATAGGCCCTGAGATAACAAAACAAGCAGTAAAAGTTTTAAAAGCGGTTGCCGAAAGGTTTGACCACGATTTCCAATTTGAAGAAGCCGTAGTGGGAGCTGCAGCCATAGATGCCACGGGAGATCCCCTGCCGGCAGATACGCTGGAACTTTGCGCGGGAGCAGATGCCGTGCTCTTTGGTGCGATAGGACATCCAAAATATGATAATGACCCGGATGCCAAAGTAAGACCGGAGCAGGGATTACTGAACTTAAGAAAAGGCCTGGGACTTTTTGCCAATATAAGGCCCGTAAAAGCCTACCCCAAACTCATTGACCATTCACCCCTAAGGCCTGAACGTATCACCGGGGCAGACATGGTGATCTACAGGGAACTCACCGGCGGAATTTATTTTGGGAAAAAGAGCACCAGTGAAGACGGGAGAAGCGCTACAGATGTTTGTACTTACAGTGTAGATGAGATTGAAAGATTAAGCCACCTCGCCTTTAAAGCTGCCCAAAAAAGAAGGAAGAAAGTAACCCTGGTAGATAAGGCGAATGTACTTGAGACTTCCAGGTTATGGAGAAAAACAGTGGCCAATCTCTCGGCAGAGTATCCCGATGTAGCCCTTGATTTTCTTTTTGTGGACAATGCGGCAATGCAAATGATCCTGGATCCCACCCAGTTTGATGTGATCCTTACTGAAAATATGTTCGGGGATATCCTCTCAGACGAGGCAAGTGTGATTGGCGGGAGCATAGGTTTACTGGCATCGGCTTCGGTAGGTGAGAAAAGCGCCATGTTTGAACCCATTCACGGTTCTTATCCGCAGGCAACAGGAAAAGGTATTGCCAATCCTGTGGCTTCCATTCTTTCTGCAGCCATGCTTCTGGACCATTTTGGTTTGACCCGTGAAGCTGCGGTAGTAAGGGATGCTGTTGAAGAAAGTTTGCATCTGGATGTTTGCACTCAGGATCTTAATAAAAATAACTATTACTCCACTGAAAAAGTAGGCGATTTCCTTGAAGGTTATATTATTGAAGCCGGCAATATGAGGCTTAACAATGAAAACCTGAGTCTTGGCCAAATGACGATCATTTAG
- the ilvN gene encoding acetolactate synthase small subunit, translated as MEKQNFTVSVYTENNIGLLSRIAAIFLKRHINIESITASKSEVNEVMRFIIVVEVTEEQVRKIVGQIEKQIEVIKAFYHTDDDLIYQETALYKVRSSDFVDDFNIQDFIKETNARIVTVTPDFFVIEKTGKRRETEGLYDKLKPYGLMQFVRSGTIAVSKKEMPISEILEKFNTSNTLS; from the coding sequence ATGGAAAAGCAAAATTTTACAGTCTCTGTTTATACAGAGAACAATATAGGCCTGTTAAGCAGGATCGCAGCGATCTTCCTGAAAAGGCATATCAACATTGAAAGCATCACCGCCTCCAAGAGCGAGGTGAATGAGGTGATGAGGTTCATCATCGTTGTGGAGGTGACAGAGGAACAGGTGCGCAAAATCGTTGGGCAAATTGAAAAGCAAATAGAGGTGATCAAAGCCTTTTATCATACAGATGATGATCTAATTTATCAGGAGACTGCCCTTTATAAGGTAAGATCTTCAGATTTTGTAGATGACTTCAATATCCAGGATTTTATCAAGGAGACCAATGCCAGGATCGTAACCGTCACGCCCGATTTCTTTGTGATAGAAAAAACAGGAAAGCGCAGGGAAACCGAAGGCCTGTATGATAAATTAAAACCTTACGGACTTATGCAGTTCGTGCGCTCCGGCACAATAGCGGTATCAAAAAAGGAGATGCCTATTTCAGAAATATTGGAAAAATTTAATACTTCAAATACATTATCATGA